The Schistocerca serialis cubense isolate TAMUIC-IGC-003099 chromosome 10, iqSchSeri2.2, whole genome shotgun sequence genome includes a region encoding these proteins:
- the LOC126425083 gene encoding ankyrin repeat domain-containing protein 2-like — MSCRSTSCLICVFMAVAIAADYSGSKSTADSSTVSAVGEDGETAAADLAALLDASSGAVVTLVAGETRLVAHRAVLAARSPVLAAIFAQDAPKASGGQVSVADVEDPALRHLVAYCYTLRVPQLRSTAHQLLAAADKFGLPALKSACEQQVAAQLSTETAAAAAVVAVRHGSDSHRQAVVAFVKAHLLHVVATRGWTEAMQTHPEDLLEVIRLMSRPSNETERLSGREKGRRLLEAAQQSRMSEMRALLAAGADVGATDGDGWTALHWAARNGQAEMAKCLLAAGADVEARGQWEWTALFWAARQGQVEVAKALLSAGADLEARDIWQNTPLFLAAMTGHTAAVRFLVASCADPNATEENATTPLHWAAYNGHADAAAALLEAGADKGARNRFGRTPQDEARKWNDRQLINMLS, encoded by the exons ACTCGTCCACCGTGTCAGCAGTCGGTGAGGACGGGGAGACGGCGGCCGCGGACCTGGCTGCCCTGCTGGACGCGAGTAGCGGCGCTGTggtgactctggtggcgggcgagaCGCGCCTGGTGGCGCACAGGGCTGTCCTCGCCGCCAGGAGCCCCGTGTTAGCCGCCATTTTTGCCCAAGACGCGCCGAAGGCCAGCGGCGGCCAGGTCAGCGTCGCGGACGTGGAGGACCCAGCGCTGCGCCACCTCGTGGCCTACTGCTACACCCTACGGGTCCCCCAGCTGCGCAGCACGGCCCACCAGCTGCTGGCCGCCGCTGACAAGTTCGGCTTGCCAGCTCTCAAGTCTGCCTGCGAGCAGCAGGTGGCCGCGCAGTTGTCCACGGAGACTGCGGCGGCCGCAGCTGTGGTCGCAGTCAGGCACGGCTCTGACAGCCACAGGCAGGCCGTCGTGGCCTTCGTAAAGGCCCACCTGCTGCACGTGGTGGCCACCCGGGGTTGGACAGAGGCGATGCAAACCCACCCCGAGGACTTGCTCGAAGTGATTCGGCTGATGTCTCGTCCATCAAACGAGACCGA GAGACTTTCGGGAAGAGAGAAGGGCAGGAGGCTGCTGGAAGCAGCTCAGCAGTCACGAATGTCGGAAATGCGAGCCCTGCTGGCCGCAGGTGCGGACGTGGGGGCGACGGACGGCGACGGTTGGACCGCCCTGCACTGGGCGGCAAGAAATGGACAGGCGGAGATGGCCAAGTGTCTGCTGGCTGCAGGGGCAGACGTCGAGGCCAGGGGGCAGTGGGAATGGACCGCCCTGTTCTGGGCAGCACGACAGGGGCAGGTGGAGGTGGCGAAGGCTTTGCTTTCCGCAGGGGCTGACCTGGAGGCGAGGGACATCTGGCAGAACACGCCCCTGTTCCTGGCTGCAATGACTGGACACACGGCTGCCGTGCGCTTTCTGGTGGCGTCCTGTGCCGACCCCAACGCCACGGAGGAGAATGCGACGACTCCGCTGCACTGGGCAGCGTACAATGGGCACGCAGATGCAGCAGCTGCACTGTTGGAGGCAGGCGCCGACAAGGGGGCCAGGAATAGATTTGGGCGCACCCCTCAGGATGAGGCCAGGAAATGGAACGACCGGCAGCTGATAAACATGCTTAGCTGA